In the genome of Primulina eburnea isolate SZY01 chromosome 13, ASM2296580v1, whole genome shotgun sequence, the window AGGCAATCTTTTTGTCGAACCTGTACCGTACAGAAGTTTTTGTATCTCAGCCTCCAAATCTTCTTTCGAGGGATTCTTTTTTCTTTCACTTAATCCAAGTGGTAACATAACCTCAAATCCATCATCCAGAGGTAACCAATTGGAACCTAAAAGAGCAGGATGAGGGTCTTTTCTCTCATTGATGGATCCAGAATTGGATTTGATTTCGACAGTAGATGTTAATGAAGTCATTGGTGTGGGCGGTATCGGCAATAAGAGGGTTGCTGCAGTGGAGGCGGCGATGATTTGGTTAACTGAACAGCTTTTCCTGCCATGTGATGATGAGCTTGATCCACTGGAACTGTTGTATGGTTTAAAGATCTATTTGCGAGGAAATTGCAAAAGTATTAGAAATCACACACTAAATCTTGCGGTACGAAGACGTACAATTCAACAGTTGGCCAATATGTATGATATAATATTATGCAAGAAAAGTAAAGCAAAATGAGAAAAAGAACGTATCTTTCATACCTCAAGCTTGTTCTTGTCAGAGAAACGAGGAGGACGCAGCTCCTCCTTGCCGTGTGCAAACTGTTACGATCCAAAGGTGAAATCAATAAAGCAATTTACTCAGCGATTCCTAAATAACACATTTAGCCATATATGTTGATAGGAAGCAGTGAGCTTTTCGGTACTTTTCCTCTCAAATCATAAGCAACGACTTTACCTTTACCCATTGCAAATATTGAAAGAAAACATGAACCAAACTTTTGATAGAGAGAGGTAGTTGACCTGGCATTTGGAACCAAAGCGGCATATGGCAAAATCCTTCCAATGACGGCAAATATCCGCCTTGTTGGAATTGCCATTCTCAGCTGCGACACCACCTGGCAGTGACGAAGTAGAAttcaaattcaatttcaataatGTCAGAGCTGACCTTCCTCTCGCTGGGTCACATTTATTGGATTTTGGCACCGGAATTCCATCCATAACGAGAACATCCTCCTCGACCTTCAGAGGCGTAGCGAACACCGTTGAGGATGGGACAGTGGTGGCGCCGAGCGCCGGAGCTGCGGAGCATAGGTACTTCATCAGTGGAGTTGGAGAATCCGAACTGTCAGATGCGTACGGATCGAAAATCGGACTCAGAGGCGAGTGGTGGTGGAAGCGGCGACCGGCGACATTGATCGGCGAGATGACGCCGTCTAATGATTTCAGTTTCGGAACTTTGAAATCGCGCCGATTTTCCATGGAAATGCTCTGCAACTGATCATAGCAAACTCAGGAAGAGTAATTCTGACGATTCTCAGTTCCATTTAGGGAACTTCAAATATAACTCTAATCTCCATAAACAAAAACCGCGTTTGGATTTGGACAAGAAATCTAAGAGAGGAGAAAAACGAGGGCTGGTTTCATTTTGCGCTCCCTCGCTTCCAAGATTAACTCTATTTGCTCCTAGCTGGGACGACATGGTACGACGGATGCGGAATCACGCGGTGATCAATTTGATGTTTACCCGAACGACCTCGGGTTTTCGAGATTAAAGAAGAGTACATTTTTATTATGGCATTTAAAAGTAAGATGATTAAGGGTAATCTTGACAATTTGTAATgt includes:
- the LOC140809975 gene encoding uncharacterized protein produces the protein MENRRDFKVPKLKSLDGVISPINVAGRRFHHHSPLSPIFDPYASDSSDSPTPLMKYLCSAAPALGATTVPSSTVFATPLKVEEDVLVMDGIPVPKSNKCDPARGRSALTLLKLNLNSTSSLPGGVAAENGNSNKADICRHWKDFAICRFGSKCQFAHGKEELRPPRFSDKNKLEIFKPYNSSSGSSSSSHGRKSCSVNQIIAASTAATLLLPIPPTPMTSLTSTVEIKSNSGSINERKDPHPALLGSNWLPLDDGFEVMLPLGLSERKKNPSKEDLEAEIQKLLYGTGSTKRLPVFLGICTD